From Candidatus Limnocylindria bacterium, one genomic window encodes:
- a CDS encoding isoaspartyl peptidase/L-asparaginase, with protein MKNITPIVIASGNGAPGLAAGIAVLRKGGSALDAVEACARVIEADPSDTSVGRGGKPNVLGVVELDASLVDGTTHRVGAVGALAGYLHPITVARAVMERLPHVMLVGDGAARFAAEIGAQKATLLTPSTRRMWVEQLARVRETPATVRRRAKLAPVVAKTVGEERGTVNFIALDRAGHIASAVSTSGWAYKYPGRLGDSPIVGAGNYCDTRYGGACCTGFGELAIRNVTAKTAVDRLAGGMSAAEVARRAIEDVNALDNAAFNIVVLAAGGSHAAASNRKDRRYAWQRADMDAAELTAREIVTTSAR; from the coding sequence ATGAAGAACATCACGCCGATCGTGATCGCGAGTGGGAACGGCGCGCCCGGGCTCGCAGCGGGCATCGCGGTGCTGCGGAAAGGCGGTAGCGCCCTGGATGCGGTCGAGGCGTGCGCGCGTGTGATCGAGGCCGACCCGTCCGATACGAGCGTCGGCCGTGGTGGGAAGCCGAACGTGCTCGGGGTCGTGGAGCTCGACGCATCGCTCGTCGACGGGACCACGCACCGCGTCGGCGCGGTCGGAGCGCTCGCCGGCTACCTCCACCCGATCACGGTCGCGCGCGCGGTCATGGAGCGCCTTCCGCACGTCATGCTCGTCGGTGACGGCGCCGCGCGGTTCGCGGCCGAGATCGGCGCGCAGAAGGCGACGCTGCTCACGCCGTCGACGCGGAGGATGTGGGTCGAGCAGCTGGCGAGGGTGCGCGAGACGCCAGCGACCGTGCGCCGCCGCGCCAAGCTCGCGCCCGTCGTCGCGAAGACCGTGGGAGAAGAGCGTGGGACGGTGAACTTCATCGCACTGGATCGCGCTGGTCACATCGCATCGGCCGTGTCGACCAGCGGCTGGGCCTACAAATACCCAGGGCGGCTCGGCGACTCTCCGATCGTCGGCGCGGGCAACTATTGCGATACGCGTTACGGCGGCGCGTGCTGCACCGGATTCGGAGAGCTCGCGATCCGGAATGTCACCGCGAAGACCGCGGTCGACCGGCTCGCGGGCGGCATGTCCGCGGCCGAGGTCGCGCGCCGAGCGATCGAGGATGTCAACGCGCTCGACAACGCGGCGTTCAACATCGTGGTGCTCGCCGCGGGCGGCTCGCACGCCGCCGCGTCGAATCGCAAGGATCGCCGCTACGCGTGGCAGCGTGCGGACATGGATGCGGCGGAGCTGACGGCTCGCGAGATCGTGACGACGAGCGCCCGCTAA